In Oncorhynchus masou masou isolate Uvic2021 chromosome 10, UVic_Omas_1.1, whole genome shotgun sequence, a single genomic region encodes these proteins:
- the LOC135547383 gene encoding uncharacterized protein LOC135547383 isoform X2 encodes MLAISTRGFLWSDVETRTLLNIWGEQDIQTALDGNFRNSHVYRDVARRLGEMGFERTPEQCRVRIKSLKRQFLLAKEGNLRNNGQYHKICKFYDAMERILSSRPQIDPQELLDSGAVGDEIMDGTEEEEDTDPPQHPYLESTGECSYPETQVKMEYPPIPIPVTVGNGTTVRQTSSSQSASGPSSSRPKRPKKRHADLPLDSLMERFLEQSAEAEQRFYQLEEQRLQVEDRRREAEHARELHMLQVLGQMFSSIATRNPVAPATTAMPTARNTMESTMQPGVPMSASSHMMRGRSCHLRVRSPQSQAEWPSYHTQPQSNTGSQTLVIERSFSLGTAARTGMDDILPLVKNIVPPLTSKKHKGQDGRIGIIGGCQEYTGAPYFAAISALKVGADLSHVFCTKDAAVVIKSYSPELIVHPVLDSPNAVEEIEKWLPRLHSLVVGPGLGRDDKLLKNAKEVIEKSKARDIPIVIDADGLWLVAQQPSVIQGYQKGILTPNYMEFTRLYEAMYHEPLDSSDHQRSAMELSVAMGNLTVVLKGEEDLITDGNKVILCRQEGSGRRCGGQGDLLSGSLGVLAHWAYTSSADMTKSVNPSVVAAFGACSLTRQCNKQAFHKHGRATTTTDMIQEISSAFKKLFES; translated from the exons ATGCTCGCCATTTCAACACGGGGCTTTCTGTGGTCGGATGTCGAGACCAGAACCCTGCTTAACATCTGGGGCGAGCAGGACATCCAGACAGCGTTGGATGGAAACTTCAGAAACAGTCATGTCTACCGCGACGTCGCCCGAAGGTTGGGAGAGATGGGGTTCGAAAGAACCCCGGAGCAGTGTAGGGTGCGAATCAAAAGCCTGAAAAGGCAGTTCCTCCTGGCCAAGGAGGGCAACCTGAGGAACAATGGACAATACCACAAGATCTGCAAATTCTACGATGCCATGGAGAGGATCCTGAGCAGCCGTCCCCAGATTGACCCCCAGGAGCTGCTAGACAGTGGGGCTGTGGGGGATGAGATCATGGATgggacagaggaggaagaggacacaGACCCTCCACAGCACCCATACCTGGAGAGCACAGGGGAATGCTCCTATCCAGAAACCCAAGTGAAGATGGAATACCCTCCCATCCCTATCCCTGTGACCGTGGGAAATG GCACCACAGTCAGACAGACCAGcagcagccagtcagctagtGGGCCCTCCTCCAGCCGACCCAAGCGGCCCAAGAAGCGGCACGCCGACCTGCCCCTGGACAGTCTGATGGAGCGATTCCTGGAGCAGAGTGCTGAGGCCGAGCAGAGGTTCTATCAGTTGGAGGAGCAGCGTCTGCAGGTCGAGGACCGGCGACGAGAGGCTGAACATGCCCGCGAGCTCCACATGCTCCAGGTGTTGGGACAGATGTTCTCCAGCATCGCAACCAGAAACCCTGTCGCCCCCGCAACCACAGCAATGCCGACTGCTCGGAATACCATGGAGTCTACCATGCAGCCCGGTGTGCCGATGTCCGCCTCCAGCCATATGATGCGTGGTCGTTCGTGTCACCTCCGAGTCCGCTCGCCCCAATCCCAGGCTGAGTGGCCCAGCTACCACACTCAGCCACAGTCCAACACAGGTTCTCAGACTTTAG tCATCGAGCGCTCCTTCTCCCTTGGGACAGCCGCACGCACAGGCATGGATGATATCCTTCCACTGGTGAAAAATATAGTCCCTCCATTGACATCTAAAAAGCACAAAGGCCAAGACGGGCGGATTGGGATTATTGGGGGATGTCAAGA GTATACAGGAGCTCCGTACTTTGCTGCTATTTCTGCATTGAAAGTG GGGGCCGACCTGTCACATGTGTTCTGCACTAAAGACGCAGCGGTAGTGATCAAATCCTACAGTCCGGAGCTCATAGTTCATCCTGTGCT GGACAGCCCCAATGCAGTGGAGGAGATAGAGAAATGGCTCCCCAGACTCCATAGCCTGGTGGTGGGACCGGGGCTAGGCAGAGACGACAAGCTGCTGAAAAACGCCAAG GAAGTAATTGAGAAGTCCAAAGCAAGAGATATCCCTATAGTTATTGATGCA GATGGGCTGTGGCTGGTTGCTCAGCAGCCATCAGTCATCCAAGGTTACCAGAAGGGCATCCTGACTCCCAACTACATGGAGTTCACCCGGTTGTATGAGGCTATG TACCATGAGCCTCTGGATAGCAGTGACCATCAGAGGAGTGCCATGGAGCTCAGTGTTGCCATGGGCAACCTGACCGTGGTGCTCAAGGGGGAGGAAGACCTAATCACCGACGGTAACAAGG TGATCTTGTGCAGACAGGAGGGCAGCGGGCGGCGGTGTGGGGGGCAAGGAGACCTCCTATCTGGCTCTCTGGGAGTGCTGGCACACTGGGCATACACCTCCTCAGCAGACATGACCAAAAG TGTGAACCCATCAGTGGTGGCAGCTTTTGGGGCCTGTTCTCTGACCAGACAGTGTAACAAACAGGCCTTTCACAAACATGGCcgagccaccaccaccacagacatGATCCAGGAGATCAGCTCTGCCTTCAAAAAACTATTTGAGAGCTGA
- the LOC135547399 gene encoding ubiquitin-conjugating enzyme E2 A-like isoform X2: MSTPARRRLMRDFKRLQEDPPAGVSGAPSENNIMVWNAVIFGPEGTPFEDGTFKLTVEFTEEYPNKPPTVRFVSKMFHPNVYADGSICLDILQNRWSPTYDVSSILTSIQSLLDEPNPNSPANSQAAQLYQENKREYEKRVSAIVEQSWRDS; the protein is encoded by the exons ATGTCTACTCCGGCAAGAAGACGATTGATGAGAGATTTTAAACG GTTACAAGAAGACCCTCCGGCTGGCGTCAGTGGTGCCCCTTCTGAAAACAACATAATGGTGTGGAATGCAGTCATATTCGG CCCAGAAGGGACACCTTTTGAGGATG GCACATTTAAGCTTACTGTTGAGTTCACAGAAGAATACCCTAACAAACCCCCCACAGTACGATTTGTGTCAAAGATGTTTCATCCAAATG TGTATGCAGATGGCAGTATATGTCTAGACATTCTGCAGAATCGATGGAGTCCAACCTATGATGTGTCATCCATTCTTACCTCTATTCAG TCTCTGCTAGACGAACCAAACCCCAACAGCCCAGCCAACAGTCAGGCGGCCCAGCTTTACCAAGAAAACAAGAGGGAGTATGAGAAGCGCGTGTCGGCCATTGTAGAACAGAGCTGGAGGGACAGTTGA
- the LOC135547392 gene encoding inhibitor of growth protein 1-like isoform X1 yields the protein MLNPANGDPVHVVTNYVEEYLDLVESLPFDLQRSVSLMKEIDAKYQDVLQELDDAYERYRRESDPLQRRRMQLSIQRALISSQELGDEKIQIAGQMVELVENRSRQVDWHSELLHTSQEIPEIHVPTSTAMTTTTASMSTSAVTTTPGKVGHHDKKRDEATPGSVGGGEKSGGKRSRRQKNGENRESYGGMDHGDEAGMGAAREKRAKMSSSKKKKRSKGKSEREVSPPDLPIDPDEPTYCLCEQVSYGEMIGCDNDECPIEWFHFSCVGLHHKPKGKWFCPKCRGENEKIMDKALERVKKERAYNR from the exons ATGCTAAATCCGGCAAACGGTGACCCGGTCCACGTCGTTACAAATTATGTGGAAGAATATTTGGACCTGGTCGAATCACTACCATTCGACCTACAGAGGAGCGTGTCTCTTATGAAAGAAATTGACGCAAAATACCAAG ATGTCCTGCAGGAGCTGGATGATGCTTATGAGCGCTACCGTCGGGAGTCCGACCCTCTCCAGCGGCGCAGAATGCAGCTGTCCATCCAGAGAGCTCTCATCAGTAGCCAGGAGCTAGGAGATGAGAAGATCCAGATTGCTGGGCAGATG GTGGAATTGGTGGAGAACCGTAGCCGGCAGGTGGACTGGCATTCTGAGCTCCTCCACACCTCCCAGGAGATCCCAGAGATCCATGTACCCACATCAACTGCTATGACGACAACTACAGCCTCCATGTCAACGTCAGCAGTGACAACCACACCGGGCAAAGTGGGTCACCACGACAAGAAGCGTGACGAGGCAACGCCAGGCTCAGTCGGTGGAGGGGAAAAGTCTGGCGGGAAACGTTCGCGGCGGCAGAAGAACGGAGAGAACCGGGAAAGCTATGGAGGCATGGATCATGGTGATGAGGCGGGCATGGGGGCAGCCAGGGAGAAGAGGGCCAAAATGTCATCGtccaagaagaagaagaggtcAAAGGGCAAATCAGAGAGGGAGGTGTCACCCCCAGACCTGCCCATCGACCCAGATGAGCCCACCTACTGCCTGTGTGAACAGGTGTCTTACGGCGAGATGATTGGCTGTGATAACGACGAGTGTCCCATTGAGTGGTTCCACTTCTCCTGTGTGGGGCTACATCACAAGCCCAAGGGGAAGTGGTTCTGCCCCAAATGCAGGGGTGAGAATGAGAAGATCATGGACAAGGCCCTGGAGAGGGTGAAGAAGGAGAGGGCCTACAACAGGTAG
- the LOC135547399 gene encoding ubiquitin-conjugating enzyme E2 A-like isoform X1, whose product MGETPQIQGIRRCASTTPGIQFRLQEDPPAGVSGAPSENNIMVWNAVIFGPEGTPFEDGTFKLTVEFTEEYPNKPPTVRFVSKMFHPNVYADGSICLDILQNRWSPTYDVSSILTSIQSLLDEPNPNSPANSQAAQLYQENKREYEKRVSAIVEQSWRDS is encoded by the exons atgggagaaactcctcaaatacag GGGATCAGACGCTGTGCATCAACCACACCAGGAATTCAATTCAG GTTACAAGAAGACCCTCCGGCTGGCGTCAGTGGTGCCCCTTCTGAAAACAACATAATGGTGTGGAATGCAGTCATATTCGG CCCAGAAGGGACACCTTTTGAGGATG GCACATTTAAGCTTACTGTTGAGTTCACAGAAGAATACCCTAACAAACCCCCCACAGTACGATTTGTGTCAAAGATGTTTCATCCAAATG TGTATGCAGATGGCAGTATATGTCTAGACATTCTGCAGAATCGATGGAGTCCAACCTATGATGTGTCATCCATTCTTACCTCTATTCAG TCTCTGCTAGACGAACCAAACCCCAACAGCCCAGCCAACAGTCAGGCGGCCCAGCTTTACCAAGAAAACAAGAGGGAGTATGAGAAGCGCGTGTCGGCCATTGTAGAACAGAGCTGGAGGGACAGTTGA
- the LOC135547383 gene encoding uncharacterized protein LOC135547383 isoform X1, whose amino-acid sequence MLAISTRGFLWSDVETRTLLNIWGEQDIQTALDGNFRNSHVYRDVARRLGEMGFERTPEQCRVRIKSLKRQFLLAKEGNLRNNGQYHKICKFYDAMERILSSRPQIDPQELLDSGAVGDEIMDGTEEEEDTDPPQHPYLESTGECSYPETQVKMEYPPIPIPVTVGNGTTVRQTSSSQSASGPSSSRPKRPKKRHADLPLDSLMERFLEQSAEAEQRFYQLEEQRLQVEDRRREAEHARELHMLQVLGQMFSSIATRNPVAPATTAMPTARNTMESTMQPGVPMSASSHMMRGRSCHLRVRSPQSQAEWPSYHTQPQSNTGSQTLVIERSFSLGTAARTGMDDILPLVKNIVPPLTSKKHKGQDGRIGIIGGCQEYTGAPYFAAISALKVGADLSHVFCTKDAAVVIKSYSPELIVHPVLDSPNAVEEIEKWLPRLHSLVVGPGLGRDDKLLKNAKEVIEKSKARDIPIVIDADGLWLVAQQPSVIQGYQKGILTPNYMEFTRLYEAMVSLPVLAQCVCLFIINPLCFQYHEPLDSSDHQRSAMELSVAMGNLTVVLKGEEDLITDGNKVILCRQEGSGRRCGGQGDLLSGSLGVLAHWAYTSSADMTKSVNPSVVAAFGACSLTRQCNKQAFHKHGRATTTTDMIQEISSAFKKLFES is encoded by the exons ATGCTCGCCATTTCAACACGGGGCTTTCTGTGGTCGGATGTCGAGACCAGAACCCTGCTTAACATCTGGGGCGAGCAGGACATCCAGACAGCGTTGGATGGAAACTTCAGAAACAGTCATGTCTACCGCGACGTCGCCCGAAGGTTGGGAGAGATGGGGTTCGAAAGAACCCCGGAGCAGTGTAGGGTGCGAATCAAAAGCCTGAAAAGGCAGTTCCTCCTGGCCAAGGAGGGCAACCTGAGGAACAATGGACAATACCACAAGATCTGCAAATTCTACGATGCCATGGAGAGGATCCTGAGCAGCCGTCCCCAGATTGACCCCCAGGAGCTGCTAGACAGTGGGGCTGTGGGGGATGAGATCATGGATgggacagaggaggaagaggacacaGACCCTCCACAGCACCCATACCTGGAGAGCACAGGGGAATGCTCCTATCCAGAAACCCAAGTGAAGATGGAATACCCTCCCATCCCTATCCCTGTGACCGTGGGAAATG GCACCACAGTCAGACAGACCAGcagcagccagtcagctagtGGGCCCTCCTCCAGCCGACCCAAGCGGCCCAAGAAGCGGCACGCCGACCTGCCCCTGGACAGTCTGATGGAGCGATTCCTGGAGCAGAGTGCTGAGGCCGAGCAGAGGTTCTATCAGTTGGAGGAGCAGCGTCTGCAGGTCGAGGACCGGCGACGAGAGGCTGAACATGCCCGCGAGCTCCACATGCTCCAGGTGTTGGGACAGATGTTCTCCAGCATCGCAACCAGAAACCCTGTCGCCCCCGCAACCACAGCAATGCCGACTGCTCGGAATACCATGGAGTCTACCATGCAGCCCGGTGTGCCGATGTCCGCCTCCAGCCATATGATGCGTGGTCGTTCGTGTCACCTCCGAGTCCGCTCGCCCCAATCCCAGGCTGAGTGGCCCAGCTACCACACTCAGCCACAGTCCAACACAGGTTCTCAGACTTTAG tCATCGAGCGCTCCTTCTCCCTTGGGACAGCCGCACGCACAGGCATGGATGATATCCTTCCACTGGTGAAAAATATAGTCCCTCCATTGACATCTAAAAAGCACAAAGGCCAAGACGGGCGGATTGGGATTATTGGGGGATGTCAAGA GTATACAGGAGCTCCGTACTTTGCTGCTATTTCTGCATTGAAAGTG GGGGCCGACCTGTCACATGTGTTCTGCACTAAAGACGCAGCGGTAGTGATCAAATCCTACAGTCCGGAGCTCATAGTTCATCCTGTGCT GGACAGCCCCAATGCAGTGGAGGAGATAGAGAAATGGCTCCCCAGACTCCATAGCCTGGTGGTGGGACCGGGGCTAGGCAGAGACGACAAGCTGCTGAAAAACGCCAAG GAAGTAATTGAGAAGTCCAAAGCAAGAGATATCCCTATAGTTATTGATGCA GATGGGCTGTGGCTGGTTGCTCAGCAGCCATCAGTCATCCAAGGTTACCAGAAGGGCATCCTGACTCCCAACTACATGGAGTTCACCCGGTTGTATGAGGCTATGGTGAGTCTGCCAGTGctagctcagtgtgtgtgtttgttcattaTTAACCCTCTGTGTTTTCAGTACCATGAGCCTCTGGATAGCAGTGACCATCAGAGGAGTGCCATGGAGCTCAGTGTTGCCATGGGCAACCTGACCGTGGTGCTCAAGGGGGAGGAAGACCTAATCACCGACGGTAACAAGG TGATCTTGTGCAGACAGGAGGGCAGCGGGCGGCGGTGTGGGGGGCAAGGAGACCTCCTATCTGGCTCTCTGGGAGTGCTGGCACACTGGGCATACACCTCCTCAGCAGACATGACCAAAAG TGTGAACCCATCAGTGGTGGCAGCTTTTGGGGCCTGTTCTCTGACCAGACAGTGTAACAAACAGGCCTTTCACAAACATGGCcgagccaccaccaccacagacatGATCCAGGAGATCAGCTCTGCCTTCAAAAAACTATTTGAGAGCTGA
- the LOC135547392 gene encoding inhibitor of growth protein 1-like isoform X2, with protein MQLSIQRALISSQELGDEKIQIAGQMVELVENRSRQVDWHSELLHTSQEIPEIHVPTSTAMTTTTASMSTSAVTTTPGKVGHHDKKRDEATPGSVGGGEKSGGKRSRRQKNGENRESYGGMDHGDEAGMGAAREKRAKMSSSKKKKRSKGKSEREVSPPDLPIDPDEPTYCLCEQVSYGEMIGCDNDECPIEWFHFSCVGLHHKPKGKWFCPKCRGENEKIMDKALERVKKERAYNR; from the exons ATGCAGCTGTCCATCCAGAGAGCTCTCATCAGTAGCCAGGAGCTAGGAGATGAGAAGATCCAGATTGCTGGGCAGATG GTGGAATTGGTGGAGAACCGTAGCCGGCAGGTGGACTGGCATTCTGAGCTCCTCCACACCTCCCAGGAGATCCCAGAGATCCATGTACCCACATCAACTGCTATGACGACAACTACAGCCTCCATGTCAACGTCAGCAGTGACAACCACACCGGGCAAAGTGGGTCACCACGACAAGAAGCGTGACGAGGCAACGCCAGGCTCAGTCGGTGGAGGGGAAAAGTCTGGCGGGAAACGTTCGCGGCGGCAGAAGAACGGAGAGAACCGGGAAAGCTATGGAGGCATGGATCATGGTGATGAGGCGGGCATGGGGGCAGCCAGGGAGAAGAGGGCCAAAATGTCATCGtccaagaagaagaagaggtcAAAGGGCAAATCAGAGAGGGAGGTGTCACCCCCAGACCTGCCCATCGACCCAGATGAGCCCACCTACTGCCTGTGTGAACAGGTGTCTTACGGCGAGATGATTGGCTGTGATAACGACGAGTGTCCCATTGAGTGGTTCCACTTCTCCTGTGTGGGGCTACATCACAAGCCCAAGGGGAAGTGGTTCTGCCCCAAATGCAGGGGTGAGAATGAGAAGATCATGGACAAGGCCCTGGAGAGGGTGAAGAAGGAGAGGGCCTACAACAGGTAG
- the LOC135547399 gene encoding ubiquitin-conjugating enzyme E2 A-like isoform X3 — protein MVWNAVIFGPEGTPFEDGTFKLTVEFTEEYPNKPPTVRFVSKMFHPNVYADGSICLDILQNRWSPTYDVSSILTSIQSLLDEPNPNSPANSQAAQLYQENKREYEKRVSAIVEQSWRDS, from the exons ATGGTGTGGAATGCAGTCATATTCGG CCCAGAAGGGACACCTTTTGAGGATG GCACATTTAAGCTTACTGTTGAGTTCACAGAAGAATACCCTAACAAACCCCCCACAGTACGATTTGTGTCAAAGATGTTTCATCCAAATG TGTATGCAGATGGCAGTATATGTCTAGACATTCTGCAGAATCGATGGAGTCCAACCTATGATGTGTCATCCATTCTTACCTCTATTCAG TCTCTGCTAGACGAACCAAACCCCAACAGCCCAGCCAACAGTCAGGCGGCCCAGCTTTACCAAGAAAACAAGAGGGAGTATGAGAAGCGCGTGTCGGCCATTGTAGAACAGAGCTGGAGGGACAGTTGA